One part of the Sorangiineae bacterium MSr11954 genome encodes these proteins:
- a CDS encoding hybrid sensor histidine kinase/response regulator produces MTVESGGTASPSNVLLVDDDPANLLALEAVLEPLEQRIMKARSGEGALRLLLEHDFAVILLDLRMPGMDGLETAAAIKQREKSRHTPIIFLTAETSLRIKSYEYGAVDYVVKPYEPAIVRSKVSVFVELYERGQRILQQEARLRQKEYEALQLRTREAMRAAEEQQRRWLETVLDRIPTPLLFVEPDTGHVQFANRASRELAGDKLPDAPDIPYDGAAHELTWPTAAGPRPRTFVATGTEIPQGHGHEAMRVVSLVDVTRLKEVEGELQTAVRIRDDFLSIASHELHTPLTPLKLQIERLQRREQNATQLQEKLAVVARQVDRLTNLARQLLDVSRITGGRLKLTPEEVDLTAVVRDAADALEAESRQSGSVIAIDAEPKVVGYWDPTRIEQITSNLLSNAIKYGQGKPILVQVTHDNGHARLSVHDNGIGIPPEQQQRIFDRFERAVSVRHYGGFGLGLWIVRQIVEASGGHVTVESQVGQGSTFTVELPR; encoded by the coding sequence ATGACCGTGGAGTCTGGGGGTACGGCATCGCCGTCGAACGTACTTTTAGTCGACGACGATCCGGCCAATCTGCTCGCGCTCGAGGCCGTGCTCGAACCTTTGGAGCAGCGAATCATGAAGGCCCGCTCGGGCGAGGGAGCGCTGCGCCTCTTGCTCGAGCACGACTTCGCCGTGATCCTGCTCGACCTGCGCATGCCCGGCATGGACGGCCTGGAGACGGCCGCCGCCATCAAGCAGCGCGAGAAGTCGCGCCACACGCCCATCATCTTCTTGACGGCGGAGACGAGCCTGCGCATCAAGAGTTACGAGTACGGCGCCGTCGATTACGTGGTGAAACCGTACGAGCCGGCCATCGTGCGCTCCAAGGTCTCGGTGTTCGTGGAGCTCTACGAGCGCGGGCAACGCATCCTTCAACAAGAAGCGCGCCTGCGCCAAAAGGAGTACGAGGCGCTGCAGCTCCGCACGCGTGAAGCGATGCGCGCAGCCGAAGAGCAGCAGCGGCGCTGGCTCGAGACCGTGCTCGATCGCATCCCTACCCCGCTGCTCTTCGTGGAGCCCGACACCGGCCACGTGCAGTTCGCGAACCGCGCCTCCCGCGAGCTCGCGGGCGACAAGCTGCCCGACGCGCCCGACATCCCCTACGACGGCGCAGCCCACGAGCTCACGTGGCCCACGGCCGCCGGTCCGCGCCCGCGCACCTTCGTCGCCACCGGCACGGAGATCCCGCAGGGCCACGGGCACGAGGCCATGCGCGTGGTGTCCCTGGTGGACGTGACCCGCCTCAAGGAGGTGGAGGGCGAGCTGCAAACGGCGGTCCGCATCCGCGACGATTTTCTCTCGATCGCCTCGCACGAGCTCCATACCCCGCTCACGCCGCTCAAGCTGCAGATCGAGCGGCTCCAGCGGCGCGAGCAAAATGCAACTCAATTACAAGAAAAGTTGGCCGTGGTGGCGCGGCAGGTCGATCGCCTGACCAACTTGGCGCGGCAGCTGCTCGACGTCTCGCGCATCACGGGCGGGCGCCTCAAGCTGACCCCGGAAGAGGTCGACCTGACGGCGGTCGTGCGCGACGCGGCCGACGCGCTGGAGGCCGAATCCAGGCAGAGCGGGAGCGTCATCGCCATCGATGCCGAGCCGAAGGTCGTCGGCTATTGGGATCCCACGCGGATCGAACAGATTACGAGCAACCTCTTATCGAACGCCATCAAGTACGGCCAGGGAAAGCCCATTTTGGTGCAGGTGACGCACGACAATGGGCACGCCCGCCTGAGCGTCCACGATAATGGGATCGGCATTCCGCCTGAGCAACAGCAGCGGATCTTCGATCGCTTCGAGCGGGCCGTCTCCGTGCGTCACTACGGCGGTTTTGGCCTTGGGCTCTGGATCGTACGGCAGATCGTGGAGGCTTCCGGGGGTCACGTGACCGTCGAAAGCCAGGTGGGGCAGGGTTCGACGTTTACCGTGGAGCTCCCGCGCTGA